TGCGGTAGACGGGCGTCACGGCGTCCCATTGCGCCGCGCCGTCGTCCGGGGCAATGGACACGCGCGGCCCGGCGGCGGGCTGGGGGCGCGCCCCCTTGTACCGCCGGACGCGGTCCACGAGCTGGTGGTAGTAGGCGTCCGTGTGTCCGCCGCGCATGGGCTCGATGTCGCGGCTGTTCTCGTGGTTGAACTGGTCCACGAACATGACGGGCTCGCGCACGCCCGCGAACTCGTCAAAGCGCATGGCGATCCACTCGTTCCATCCGGTGACGAAGACAAACTTCGGGTCCTCCGCCAGCGCGCGCGACCACTGCTCCGCGAAGTTGAACCCGTGCCACGCCGCGTCAGGGCGCGTGTCCCAGGCGCCGCCGTGGAAACTGCGGCCCAGCGCGCCCTTCTCCGACAGCGCGCCGAGGCGCCCGTTCACGGCGTTCTGCGCGACGCCGACGGTCATCTGCTCCTTCCCGCCCGCGCGGTTGGGAAACACATGCTGCGGGTGGACCTCCAGCCAGCCCCACTGGTCCGGGCCGCTGGGTCCGGTGAAATAGGACGGCTCCGGTTTGCGGAAGGTGAAGAAGTCCTTCACGGAGTCGTCCACCTTCGCCGGGTCGGCCAGAATCAGCGGCTTGCCGTCCCACAGGAACCAGAGGTCGCGGTGAAGGCCCGGCCCGTAGAGGTCGGCGTGGAGAGTGTCCACCACCTTCCGGGGATCCCAGAATGGCGTGAGAAACGCGATCTGCGGCGTGCGCTCCCCGGCGGCGCGCAGGTCGGCGTAGACCGCGCACAGCGCCAGATAGTTCTTCTGGTAGGTCTCCTGGTTGGTCACGTCAAAAATGACGACGTCCACCTGCGCGTCCGCGAGCATCTGCGCGTGCTTTCCGATGACCCAGGGATCGTCGGAGAGGTAGTAGCCGAAGAGCGGCTCGCCCCAGTGGTGGAAGGCGTGCATGGGCCCCCAGGCGGGGTGGCTGGCGTCCGCCATCGCCTCCGGATGCGCCGCGAGGATCCTGCTGATGTCGTGCGGCCCCGACTGCCCGTGCGCGCCCTGCCACAGGAAGTAGAACATGCCCACAAACCGCTCCGCGCGCGGCGCGGGGGCCTCCGGCGCGGTCACCGCCGCCCGCCCCAGCACGTCCACCGCCTCCCATGTGTCGGCCATGAGGTCAGCGGCCTCGGCAGGAGTCTCCACCCCCACAGTGGGACACAGCAAAGCGGCAAGAACAACGCACCGAAAAACGCGGGAGAGAACGATCATGTGTCAGGCCCTTTCAAGAGCGGCCATTCTCGCATAGCCGCCCCGGACAGGGGAAGAAAAGGACCCACCGATGAGCACACAGCGCATGCCTGAGGAATCAGACCGATCGGTCTGATCCGTCAAATCGGTCCGATCAAGCTGAGAAGCACCCTCCAGACTCAACCCCCGTTCATCGGTGGTTCACTTCTTCCTCATGATCCTGGCGTCGAAGATGCCGCCCGCGAAGTTCCCGGGGTGGGCCTGGAACCGCACCGTGATCTTCTTCTTCCCCTTGAGCAGCTTTTCAGGCAGGGGGTAGGCCGTGTCGAAGAATTCGCCGGGCTTGTCGTTGTCCAGGGTCTGGGTGGCGAGTTTCTGTCCGTCCACGAGGACGTCGAAGGTGCGCGCGCCCGTCTCGCTTCCCCAGTAGGTGACCACGAGGTCCTGGGACGCGTCCGGTGCCGTCTGGAGGTCGAAGGCGAACCAGCCGCCGTCGGTGGCGTGCCGCCACTTTCTGCCCTGCCAGTCCCCGGCGCCGGTGTTGTCCCCCTCCAGGTTGTGGTCGCGCTCAGGCTGCATCTCGCCGATCCGGACCCTGTCCACGGTGCGCTCCTCGATGTCGTGCAGGCGCGCCTCCTCCGCCCGCCTCCGGGTTTCCTCGGCGCGCCATTCGTCCTCCGTGTACAGGTCGAGGTACACCGTGTGCCGTCGCCCGTGGAAGCTGTGAAACGGTGTGAGCGTCAGGTCTTCGGGCCGTCCGGCGCCTTCGGTGCGGAAGGTCAGCGTCTCCCCGGCCACGGGCTTCAGCCAGTCGGAGACGGGGCGGCCGTCTGTGACCAGCACGGGCAGTTCGCGGTTCTCCGCCTCCGTGCCCAAATCCGCCGCCAGCACCACGGGGCCGTGGAACACCGCGACCCGGTTCGGGTTGTCCGGCATGGACTCCGTGCGCAGGGCCAGCGGCAGTTCGAAGGTCACCACATCGCCGTCCTCCCACTCCCGGCGCAGGTCCGCGTAGCCCCCCGGGCCGGGGGACACCAGCGTTTCCGTCCCGTTCACGGCGAAGGCCAGCGGCCCGGGCGCCCAGTGGGGGTGCCGGATGCGGAGGGATGTTGTCACGGGGGCCGCCGCGCCGATGGTGATGCGGACCGCGCCGGACTTCGGCAGCTCCGTGTCAAGGCGGAGGCGGACCCCTTTCTCCGCCCAGTCCAACTCGGAGGCGATGAACTGGTTCACATACACCCCCTCCGCGTCGCGGGCGTAGAGATGGACGCCGTGCCGGGCGTGGTTTTCCATGCCCGTGCCGGAGCAGCAGGTGAAGCTGTCAAAGGGCGTCATGAAAGTCTTCTGTCCGCCCGGTTTCAGGGTGAGGTAATAGAGGACCATGCCGTCGTCGGGGTTTTGCGAGGCGAGGAGGTGGTTCCACAGGGCGCGCTCCGCGTAGTCCGCCAGCTCCGCGCGCGCGCCGCGCCGGAACAGCAGGCCCGTGAGCTTGACCATGTTGTAGGTGTTGCAGGTCTCGCAGGTGTTTGCGCCAAGACGGTCGTTGAGTTTTCCCGGCTCGCCGAAATGCTCGTCATTGCTGTTTCCGCCGACGGCGTAGGTGTGGTCATGCGTGACGGTGTTCCAGAAGAAGGGCGGGATGGCCCCGAAGGGCGCCTCCCCCGTGAGTTCGTGGATGCGCTCGCAGCCGATGACCTTGGGGAACTGCGTGTTCGCGTGTTTCCCCTGCAACTCGTCGCGGCCTTCGGCCAGCGGGTCGAGCACGGCGCGGTGGTAGAACTTCTTCGCCAGGTCGAGGTACTTCGCCTCGCCCGTGTCGGCGGCCAGGTCGGCCAGCACCTCGTTTATGCCGCCATGCTCGCAGGCGAGCATGGTCTGCCACTGCTCCTCCGACAGGTTCTTGGTGGTTTCGATGGAGAAGTCCGCCAGTCCGCGCGCGACGGCCAGCGCCTTTTCGTTGCCGCAGAGCCGGTAGGTGTCGCGCAGGCCCGCGAAGAGCTTGTGCAGGGTGTACCAGGGCACCCAGGAGCCGTTGAGGTCGAAGCCCTGCGAGGCAATCTCGCCGCGGGCGACCTTTTCAAACACCTCCTTGCCGCCCGGAATCGCCGCGACGTACCCGTTGCCGTTCGCCTGCTGGCACGCGGCCAGCCCGTCCACCATGTATGCGGCGCGCTCGCAGAACCGCGCGTCCCCCGCAGCCTTTGCCATAAAGGCGCACGCGGACAGGTAATGCCCCGCGCTGTGCCCGGCCACGCCCTGCCGCTCCCATCCGCCGTAGGCCTCCGCCTTTTCCGGAAGCCCCGCCTCTTTCCGGAACCCCGCCAGCAGCCGGTCCGGCTCCAGCGACAGGAGATACGCCGCGCCCAGATCCTGCGCATGGCGGAACGGCCCGTCGAGCAGCCGCACCTCGCCCGGGCCGAAGGGCTGCACCGGCAGTTTCGGCGGGGCGGCGAAAACCTCCTGCGACAGCAGGAGCAGGAGCCCCGCCGTGACCGCGCCCAGGGCCTGCAGATTCCGTTCCACACGAAAGATGTTCATGGAGACGCCCTCTATCCGGTTGGTTTCGTGCCGGGGGCCGGACAAGGCGGCCCGCCGCCGTCACCCCGTCATTGTAGAGGATGCGCCGGCCCGGAACCCACTCCGCCGGGAAGAGGGGAGAAGGCGTGCAGGGATGGAAACGCAATGAGGGTTGCTATTAACTCCACTGCAAAAGAATAACCCCGCCGGAGGCCTTACGGCTGGTCCAGCGGGGAACAGATGTTGACGGCATTGTAGGATGTGTTTGCCGTCCAGTTAAGATTTCTCGCACTTTCCAATCGCCGGATGAGAAATGCCCGTTGACACACATGAATGACATCGGGGCTTGTGGATCCACGCTGAATGCGTCAGCGGAACGCATTCCCGCTCACCCAGTAGATGGGACGAACCTGAGCCGTTCCGGCAAGAAACTGCCCCGTTCGCCGGAGCGTTGGCGTGAACGAGATTGCTTCGCTGCGCTCGCAATGACGTGTGTTTTCGCGTCATTGCGAGCGTAGCGAAGCAATCTCGTTCACGGGGCGACCCCGGCTCCTGCAGTGTCCAATCCGGCGATCAAGGGCACTTTGGACAGAACCCCGCCCTCACGGCTGCGCCTTGGGGGCCACCGTGATCTTTCCGAGTTTGTAGCGCCGGTGGCCGTCCGTGTCCGCGAGGGGCAGGGCGATCACCGGGGTGCCGTCGCGCCGGCCGACGGACACGAAGACGTCATACTCCCCGGCGGGCAGGTTGAGGGCGAAGCCGTGGCTGGAGGATGCGGCGCGTTCGGGGGCGGCGCCGGGCGCGGCGACCTCCAGGGTCCGCGCGTCGAAGGACTCGTCCACGAAGACGGCGGCGATGCCGCCCTGGGCGTCCTTGAGAATGTAGGCGGGGAAGCCGCCGGGATAGCACGGGGCGACGCCCGCGTTGGCCCACGTGGACGTGAAGGACACGCGCTCGTCCAGGCGGACGCTTTGCGGCCAGCGGGCCTCGCGGAGCTGGAGGCGGTAGCCCAGCCGCAGGTTGGTCTGGTCAATCAGCTTCCGCTCGCCCTCGAGAAACTCGCGGGGGAACCAGTGGATGCTCATGTAGCTGGTGTGGTACTCCTCGACGGCGCGCAGGAAGACCTCGGGCAGCCAGGCGCCCCGTTCCTGGCTGGATTTCCAGTGCTCGTGCTCGAGGATGACCGGCAGGCGCGGCCAGAAGTCCGCCGCCATGTCCGCGTGGTAGTACGAGCGCGGCGGCGGCTGCACCAGGATGCTGTTGTCGCGCAGGGTCATGCCCTTCTCCCGCGCGTGGGCGATGGTCTCGTCGCCCTGGAAACTGTAGTCGTCGTTGGCGGCGAGCAGTGTCTTCGTGAAGTGCCGCGCGTAGATGTCCATGTGCTTCTTCACCACCTCCGCCGGGTAGGTGATCTGCGACGTGTGGAAGGTGTGGCCCTCGCCCCAGACCCCGAAACTGCCCACATCCACAAAGGCGACGTTCGGGTTGCCGTCGTAGCGGGCCGCCAAGGCGGCGACGAAACGCTCCACCTTCTCCAGGAAGACCGGGTCGTTGTAGTCCGGCTCCCAGAGGTTCCCGTCCGGGTCAATCCCCTTCCCGCCGGTGCAGAAGTGGCCCTTCGCGCCCGCGTCCTTCACCCATTCCGGCGTGGCGTAGCGCAGCCAGGACTCGGCGGAGGAGAAGCACAGGACGATCTGGAGCCCCTTGTCAATCCAGCGCTGGGCCGGGCCGTCCACGATGGACCAGTCGAAGACGCCCTCCTGCGGCTCGATGTAGGCCCAGGGCAGGCGGAAGTAGACGCTCGACAGGCCGGGAAAGTCGTCCACCGTGTCCGTGGACGCCAGCTTGCTCCCGTAGTTCGTCGGGACGTTGGAGTAGTAATACAGGGTCCATCCCATCATGGGGTTCACCAGCGCGGCGCCGGTGTCCGGCGGGCGCACGGCCACCTCCTCCGGCGCGGCCAGGACCGGAATAGAAAGAAGCATCGCAAGGGCTGGGGCGAAAAAGCGGTTCATGCGGGCTCTCCATGGTTCTCCCCATGATAAAGAATATCCCGGCCCAAAGAAAGGCTGCGCTGCCGGAAGGGGGGGCGAATGGGAGGCTGGGAAAGGGCGGCGTCTCCGGGGCTGAAAGAAGTGCGCCCGGTGACCCGGGCCTTTCCGGACCGCCGGATTGGCGGCCGCGGGTCAGCCGGCCTGCATGTCGAAAAGGCGGCGGGGCTTGGGCACCTCCACGGCGAAGCGGCGCTCGTCCAGCACGGGCGGATAGAGCACCCGCACGGGGGAGGTCCGGTCTCCGGTCATCCAGGAGAACAGGTCCACAATGCCCTGGGCGGCGGCTTCGCGCACGGGCAGCCAGACATGGGCCGCCGCCTCGGGCAGGACCGCCGCGTTGTTCACGTAGGTCCATGCCACGAGGTCGAAATCCTTCCCGCAGTCCCGGCAGGCCCGGCGCGCGCCCTCGCGCAGGCTGGCGCCGTCCTCCGTGCCGCTGGAGTCAATCAGCCCGGTCACGGTGCGGTCCGCCAGCAGCCGGTGCACCGCCCCGATGATCCGCTGCGCGTCGAAGGAGACGGGAATCACGAGGTCCTGCTCGAAGGCGATGCCGGCCTCCTCGAGCGCCCGCCGGTAGCCCCGCATCCGCTCGATGCCGGGCTGAAACCCCGAAAAGGCCTTGAGCATGGCGATGCGGCGGTGGCCCCGGTCCAGCAGATACCGCGTGCTGCGGTAGGCGCCCTCCTCGTAGTCCACGGCGGCGCAGCTCGCCTCCGGCAGGCTGTCCAGCCGTCCGATCACCACATACGGCGTCCCCGAATCGTGGAGGCGGCGCAGCACCGTGTCCGCCGGGCGCAGGGGCCCCGCGATGATCAGCGCCTTGAAAAGCTGCTGCCACACGCCCCGGGCGTAGTCCTGGGCCTCCCCCGCGCCGCGCGGGTTCAGGTCGAAGGCGACATACTCCCCCCGCGTGCCGAATATCTGGTAGAGGTAGTTGAACAGCCAGAACAGAAACTCCTGGCTCAGCGGAACCTCGCCCACCGGCGCCGGCAGGGTAATGCCCAGGCACGCGTTGTGGTGGCCCCGCAGCGACCGCGCCCCGATGTGCGGCTGGTAGCCCACCTTCTCCATCAGCTCCTCAATCCGCCGGCGCGTCTCCGCGCCCACCCCCGACTGCCGGTTAAGCACCCGGCTCACCGTCTTTGCCGACACGGCCAGCTCGCGCGCTATGTCATGTATGGTCCAGTGACCCGGCTGTTGTGACACCTCTCGCCTCCTTTCGCTGGGCCGATGACGACCCTTGCCACCCTGGCCGCCCTCCCCCCACGGGAAGACGGCCCCTGCGCACACCCGCCCCCGATGCCCCCCCGCGCACAAGGCAGGGTAACCGGTTGCCAATGAAAGTCTAACATCCCCCCCCTGAATCACGCAAGCCGGACCGAATCGCGCAGAGGAGGGGGGCAAAGGGCTGGCGGCGACCTGAACCCGCGGATGGGTGGGATGGAGGTATGAGAAGCAGGGGAAGGATGGGAACATCCGCCCCAGAAGCTCCCCCGCCTCGGCAGTCGTCCCATTCTTCCCATGCCTACCATCCCTCCTGAAAACGCCGTTTCCCGACTTGATTCCCCCCCGCCGAGGCGCTTTCTTGCTGCGCGGCTGCCCAGCGGCCGATGCGGCGACCGTGCTCACGAGAGCAAGGCGGCGTTGGGAAGCGTTTTGAACCGCACCACTATTGAGAAAAGTTCTTGACAAGGCTTCTGTTTTGGGGTACACTTCATAGAGACATCGGTTACTCTGAGGGGCGGTTGGCCGGACGAGTGGACCGGCGAACAGCCTGCAAGGAAGCAAATGGAAAGGATTCCTACCATGAAGAGACGCGGTTTCACCCTCATCGAGCTGCTGGTGGTTATCGCCATCATCGGCATCCTGGCGGCCATCCTGCTGCCGGCCCTGGCGCGCGCCCGCGAGGCCGCCCGCCGCTCCTCGTGCCAGAACAACCTCAAGCAGTGGGGCCTGGTCTACAAGATGTACAACAACGAGGCCAAGGGCGCCTTCCCCCCGCTGCAGACCATTCGAGACCGGACGTCTTACGGCGGCACCTTGGAAGTGGACAAGGCTGCGGTTGGACCATCGGTTGCGGCGCTGTACCCGGAATACCTGACGGACCCCAACATCATCCTCTGCCCCTCCGACGCCCAGTTAAGTGAGCATCAGGCGGACCTGGTCTTCAGTGCGGACAACTTGGACGGTGCGAGTCCGACGCTCATCGGTCAGCCCCGCTTCGCCTTTGACCCGCAGGTGATTGACTCCAGTTACGCCTACTTCGGATGGGTCATGGACAATCTCAAGTGGCAGTCAAATTCCAGCGACTTCGCGCTGCTCGGTGCGGCATTGGAGCCCGGCCAGACCCTGCCAAACGCCCTTCCCACCCAGATGGCTTCCGTGCTTATGGGGTTCCTCTATCCGACGGTCATGGGGGGTCAGTATCCCCCCACAGTCGCCGACAAGGACATTGAAGCCTCCACGACGGTGCCGTTCTTCGGCCGCGGCAACGGCGGCGGCGACACGATCTACCGCATGCGCGAGGGTATTGAGCGCTTCCTGATTACCGACATCAACAATCCCGGCGGGGCCAGCATGGCGCAGAGCACGCTGTGGGTCATGATGGACATCATGTCCTCCGGCACCTCCGGCTATCTGTTCAACCACATTCCGGGCGGCTGCAACGTCCTGTTCATGGACGGCCACGTCGAGTTCATCCGCTACACGCCCGTGCCCGGCATTGACGACATGAACGGCGCGGCCGCCGAGGCCGCCGTCCAGGGTGCCACACAGCCGGTGATCCCCACCATCGCCGTGCTGATCGGCCTGCTGGGTTCCTGATTCCAGCCCGCAATCCTGCGCCGGCGGGGCGTGACTCCCGCACCGCCGGAAAGTCCCTCAGCGGGGCCCCCTCACGGGGGCCCCGCGTTGTTTTTGTTTTGCGGGCGCGGTGTGGCAGACTGTTGTCCCGGGGCGGGGACGGCCGGGCGGGTGGTCCCCGCATGAGAGGGAGCGTTTCATGTCCTTGTGGCGGTTATTGGTGCGGGCGCCGGCGCTGCTGGCGATGAGCCTCACCCTGATCCTGATCCGGCTGCTGGTGTGGCCGGCGGCGCTGGTTTCGGAGCCCGCGGACCGGCGGCACAGCCGGGCGCTGCTGCAGTTGTGGACCCGGCTGTTCGCGCGGCTGGGAGGCATCCGCGTGGTGTCCACCGGGACGCCGCCGCGCCGCCCCTTCTTCCTGGTGGCGAACCACCTGACCTATCTGGACATGCTGGCGCTGTGCCATGTGACGGGCTGCCTCTTCGTGAGCCGCGAGGACGTGCAGCACTGGCCGGTGATCGGCGCGGTGTCGCGGTCGCTGCGGATCATCTTTGTGGACCGCGCGAGCCGCCGCGACACGGTGCGGGTGAACGCGCTGATATCGCAGGCGATGGCGGCGGGCGAGGGGGTGGTGATCTTCCCCGAGAGCCACACGAGCCGGGGGGTGGACGTGGACCCCTTCAAGACGGCGCTCATTGAGCCCGCCTGCGCGGGGGGCGTGCCGGTGCATTACGCCACGCTGAACTACGAGACCGACCCCGGGTGCCCGCCGCCGGGGGTCGTGGTGCTGTGGTGGCGGC
The Candidatus Hydrogenedentota bacterium DNA segment above includes these coding regions:
- a CDS encoding DUF4832 domain-containing protein; its protein translation is MNRFFAPALAMLLSIPVLAAPEEVAVRPPDTGAALVNPMMGWTLYYYSNVPTNYGSKLASTDTVDDFPGLSSVYFRLPWAYIEPQEGVFDWSIVDGPAQRWIDKGLQIVLCFSSAESWLRYATPEWVKDAGAKGHFCTGGKGIDPDGNLWEPDYNDPVFLEKVERFVAALAARYDGNPNVAFVDVGSFGVWGEGHTFHTSQITYPAEVVKKHMDIYARHFTKTLLAANDDYSFQGDETIAHAREKGMTLRDNSILVQPPPRSYYHADMAADFWPRLPVILEHEHWKSSQERGAWLPEVFLRAVEEYHTSYMSIHWFPREFLEGERKLIDQTNLRLGYRLQLREARWPQSVRLDERVSFTSTWANAGVAPCYPGGFPAYILKDAQGGIAAVFVDESFDARTLEVAAPGAAPERAASSSHGFALNLPAGEYDVFVSVGRRDGTPVIALPLADTDGHRRYKLGKITVAPKAQP
- a CDS encoding LacI family transcriptional regulator, translated to MSQQPGHWTIHDIARELAVSAKTVSRVLNRQSGVGAETRRRIEELMEKVGYQPHIGARSLRGHHNACLGITLPAPVGEVPLSQEFLFWLFNYLYQIFGTRGEYVAFDLNPRGAGEAQDYARGVWQQLFKALIIAGPLRPADTVLRRLHDSGTPYVVIGRLDSLPEASCAAVDYEEGAYRSTRYLLDRGHRRIAMLKAFSGFQPGIERMRGYRRALEEAGIAFEQDLVIPVSFDAQRIIGAVHRLLADRTVTGLIDSSGTEDGASLREGARRACRDCGKDFDLVAWTYVNNAAVLPEAAAHVWLPVREAAAQGIVDLFSWMTGDRTSPVRVLYPPVLDERRFAVEVPKPRRLFDMQAG
- a CDS encoding DUF1559 domain-containing protein produces the protein MKRRGFTLIELLVVIAIIGILAAILLPALARAREAARRSSCQNNLKQWGLVYKMYNNEAKGAFPPLQTIRDRTSYGGTLEVDKAAVGPSVAALYPEYLTDPNIILCPSDAQLSEHQADLVFSADNLDGASPTLIGQPRFAFDPQVIDSSYAYFGWVMDNLKWQSNSSDFALLGAALEPGQTLPNALPTQMASVLMGFLYPTVMGGQYPPTVADKDIEASTTVPFFGRGNGGGDTIYRMREGIERFLITDINNPGGASMAQSTLWVMMDIMSSGTSGYLFNHIPGGCNVLFMDGHVEFIRYTPVPGIDDMNGAAAEAAVQGATQPVIPTIAVLIGLLGS
- a CDS encoding 1-acyl-sn-glycerol-3-phosphate acyltransferase — translated: MSLWRLLVRAPALLAMSLTLILIRLLVWPAALVSEPADRRHSRALLQLWTRLFARLGGIRVVSTGTPPRRPFFLVANHLTYLDMLALCHVTGCLFVSREDVQHWPVIGAVSRSLRIIFVDRASRRDTVRVNALISQAMAAGEGVVIFPESHTSRGVDVDPFKTALIEPACAGGVPVHYATLNYETDPGCPPPGVVVLWWRPESFFYHLQRLLRLKGVTIRVHFGEKPLFDPDRKVLAPLLRDAVRAHYRPMEGAPEPEPETAPQPQEA